Proteins encoded together in one Peribacillus asahii window:
- a CDS encoding acetyl-CoA C-acetyltransferase, with amino-acid sequence MREVVIVGAARTPIGTFGGSLAGVSAVELGVVAAKEAIKRANIQADMIDEVLIGNILSAGLGQNVARQVAIHAGIPETTPALTVNKLCGSGLRTVIMGAQFISLGDADVILAGGIESMSNAPYILPNYRWGQRAGHAEAVDSMIYDGLTDVFNQYHMGITAENIAEKWEISRERQDEFALLSQQKAEKAQIAGRFDAEIAAVEIKKKGKTIVVNQDEYPRHGLTIEQLAKLRPAFKENGTVTAGNASGINDGGAMLVLMAKEKAEQLGLNILATITSYANAALDPAIMGYAPVPAVKKALTKAGLTVNDIDVVELNEAFAAQSLAVLQDLELDPRKVNVNGGAIALGHPIGASGARILVTLLYEMKRSQAKRGLASLCIGGGQGSALVIERH; translated from the coding sequence ATGAGAGAAGTAGTTATTGTTGGAGCTGCAAGAACACCGATTGGTACGTTTGGAGGTAGTCTAGCCGGAGTATCAGCAGTCGAATTAGGCGTTGTGGCTGCGAAGGAAGCTATTAAACGTGCGAATATACAAGCTGATATGATTGATGAAGTCTTGATAGGTAATATTTTATCAGCTGGTTTAGGACAAAATGTAGCACGGCAGGTGGCGATTCACGCTGGAATTCCGGAAACGACTCCTGCTTTAACTGTTAACAAACTATGTGGCTCAGGCCTTCGAACCGTGATTATGGGAGCGCAGTTTATTTCACTCGGTGATGCAGATGTGATTCTTGCGGGGGGGATTGAGAGCATGAGCAATGCCCCGTATATTCTTCCTAATTATCGCTGGGGTCAGAGAGCAGGACATGCAGAAGCGGTTGATTCTATGATTTACGATGGCTTAACAGACGTTTTTAATCAATATCATATGGGGATAACAGCTGAGAATATTGCTGAAAAGTGGGAAATTAGCCGTGAAAGACAGGATGAATTTGCTTTACTTAGTCAACAAAAAGCGGAAAAGGCCCAGATTGCTGGTCGGTTTGATGCGGAAATTGCTGCTGTTGAAATCAAAAAGAAGGGTAAAACGATTGTGGTTAACCAAGATGAATATCCACGACATGGTTTGACAATAGAGCAGCTTGCTAAATTGCGCCCAGCTTTTAAAGAAAATGGAACTGTTACAGCAGGGAATGCATCTGGTATTAATGATGGCGGGGCAATGCTTGTGCTGATGGCAAAAGAAAAAGCTGAGCAGTTAGGGCTTAATATTTTGGCAACCATCACATCTTATGCGAATGCGGCTCTTGATCCGGCTATTATGGGGTATGCACCAGTACCGGCAGTGAAAAAAGCATTAACAAAAGCAGGATTAACAGTGAACGATATTGATGTAGTTGAATTGAATGAAGCATTTGCTGCCCAATCGCTTGCTGTACTTCAAGACCTGGAGTTAGATCCACGTAAAGTGAATGTTAATGGTGGGGCTATTGCTTTAGGTCATCCAATCGGTGCATCTGGCGCTCGAATTTTAGTTACATTGCTGTATGAAATGAAGCGCAGTCAAGCGAAAAGAGGGCTTGCATCTTTATGTATTGGCGGCGGGCAAGGATCAGCTCTAGTGATAGAACGACATTAA
- a CDS encoding CoA transferase subunit A: MGKVISSLDDAIKQIQDGATIVVGGFGLCGIPEKLILSLRDQGVKDLTIVSNNCGIDDCGLGLLLENKQIKKMMASYVGENKLFEQQFLSGELEVELIPQGTLAERLRAGGAGIPAFYTATGVGTEVAKGKEHKEFDGKTYIMEQGIVGDFAFVKAWKADPFGNLVFRKTARNFNPVVATAGKITIAEVEELVGIGELDPDEIHTPGVYVQKVFVGENYEKRIEKLTTANA, translated from the coding sequence ATGGGGAAAGTTATATCATCATTAGACGATGCAATTAAACAGATTCAGGATGGAGCAACGATTGTTGTTGGCGGCTTTGGGTTATGTGGAATTCCGGAAAAGCTGATTCTTAGTTTACGTGATCAAGGGGTTAAAGACTTAACAATCGTTAGTAACAACTGTGGGATCGACGATTGCGGTTTAGGTTTATTATTAGAAAATAAACAAATTAAAAAAATGATGGCTTCGTATGTGGGAGAAAACAAATTGTTTGAACAGCAATTTTTAAGTGGTGAACTTGAGGTCGAGTTAATTCCACAAGGTACATTGGCGGAGCGTTTAAGAGCAGGGGGAGCAGGGATTCCGGCTTTTTATACAGCAACAGGGGTTGGGACTGAAGTAGCAAAGGGAAAAGAGCATAAGGAGTTTGATGGAAAGACCTATATCATGGAACAAGGAATCGTAGGTGATTTCGCATTTGTTAAAGCATGGAAGGCAGATCCTTTTGGCAATCTTGTCTTTCGAAAAACAGCACGAAATTTTAATCCAGTCGTAGCGACAGCTGGAAAGATTACAATTGCTGAAGTAGAAGAGTTAGTTGGAATAGGTGAACTTGATCCAGATGAAATTCATACACCGGGCGTGTACGTTCAAAAAGTTTTTGTAGGGGAAAATTATGAAAAACGAATCGAAAAGCTTACGACAGCTAATGCATAA
- a CDS encoding 3-oxoacid CoA-transferase subunit B, protein MTNRNAILKRAVKEIQDGMCVNLGIGMPTLIANMIPDDFNVMLQSENGLLGIGAYPKESEVDPDLINAGKETVTARVGASFFDSAESFAMIRGGHIDLAILGGMEVSQNGDLANWMIPGKLVKGMGGAMDLVQGAKRIVVIMDHVNKHGESKVKKTCTLPLTGQGVVQCLITELAVFQFTNGKMELVELQEGVTLEEVKEKTEADFIVSESLKINS, encoded by the coding sequence ATGACAAATCGAAATGCAATTTTAAAACGTGCGGTTAAAGAAATACAAGATGGAATGTGCGTTAACCTAGGAATTGGTATGCCAACTTTAATTGCCAATATGATACCGGATGATTTCAATGTTATGCTTCAATCGGAAAATGGATTACTTGGTATCGGTGCATATCCGAAAGAGTCAGAAGTTGATCCAGATCTAATTAATGCAGGGAAAGAAACAGTAACAGCAAGAGTAGGTGCTTCATTTTTTGATAGTGCTGAATCCTTTGCGATGATTCGAGGCGGACATATTGATTTGGCCATTCTTGGTGGAATGGAAGTTTCACAAAATGGTGATTTAGCAAACTGGATGATTCCAGGGAAGTTAGTAAAAGGAATGGGAGGCGCGATGGATTTAGTACAAGGAGCTAAACGAATCGTTGTCATTATGGACCATGTCAATAAACACGGTGAATCCAAGGTCAAGAAAACGTGTACGCTTCCTTTAACAGGTCAAGGCGTTGTGCAATGTTTAATTACGGAACTTGCTGTTTTCCAATTTACTAACGGCAAGATGGAATTAGTGGAATTACAAGAAGGCGTTACATTAGAAGAAGTAAAAGAAAAAACGGAAGCTGATTTTATTGTAAGTGAGTCATTGAAGATTAACAGTTAA
- a CDS encoding MurR/RpiR family transcriptional regulator, whose translation MNLKALIQEKYNELSNGQKKVAAHLLENSKDFAVNSASEIGVTVGVSETTVIRFCYSIGLSGFSELQKMVREQLLFNESSLGNYVSGKLKLAEQPNFFAQAMEQDRQCIQETINHMSEKDFDIAVQKLVDAKRIYISGLRGSFSAANWLTFTLGLVRKNVEILRPETNDLLYTLSEMDHQSILISISFHRYLKETIKIAELAKKQGAFIIGISDSPLAPIRDYSDLLFQIYSNGKSTIDAGPALFSFLNALVAGVSVKDRERFEKRKAEYEKLNGDYYFS comes from the coding sequence ATGAATCTAAAAGCATTGATTCAAGAGAAGTACAATGAGCTTTCTAACGGTCAAAAGAAAGTAGCGGCTCATTTATTGGAAAATTCGAAAGACTTTGCGGTAAATTCTGCAAGTGAGATTGGTGTTACGGTTGGAGTAAGTGAAACAACTGTTATTAGGTTCTGCTATTCAATCGGTTTATCAGGTTTTTCGGAGTTGCAAAAAATGGTTCGAGAACAACTGCTGTTTAATGAAAGTAGTCTTGGTAACTATGTTTCTGGAAAACTGAAATTAGCTGAACAACCGAATTTCTTTGCGCAAGCGATGGAGCAGGATCGTCAGTGTATTCAAGAAACGATTAATCATATGAGTGAAAAAGATTTTGATATAGCTGTCCAAAAGCTCGTTGATGCAAAGCGAATATATATATCGGGTTTACGAGGTTCGTTTTCAGCAGCGAATTGGCTTACATTCACACTGGGGTTAGTGAGAAAAAATGTGGAGATTCTACGGCCGGAAACGAATGATTTACTTTATACATTAAGTGAAATGGACCATCAATCTATTTTAATATCAATTTCTTTTCACCGTTACTTAAAAGAAACGATTAAGATTGCTGAGTTAGCGAAGAAGCAAGGGGCTTTTATCATTGGTATTTCTGATTCCCCGCTTGCACCTATTCGTGATTATTCAGATCTTCTTTTTCAAATTTATTCAAACGGGAAGTCGACGATTGATGCGGGGCCAGCTTTGTTTTCATTTTTAAATGCGTTAGTTGCAGGTGTATCTGTTAAAGATCGGGAGCGATTTGAAAAACGAAAAGCAGAATATGAAAAATTAAATGGAGATTATTATTTCAGTTAA
- a CDS encoding NAD(P)/FAD-dependent oxidoreductase — MKQVDCVIIGGGIAGLQAAIQLGRYKHDVLVIDSNQGRSTICRCYHNILGWPDGVSGQEIRKLGKLHAEKYGVHFLHDVVTTLKKESNHFYLETEQHAKFEAKTIFLATGLVDHLPKLENLVTCLGTDIYVCPDCDGYEVSGKKTVVLGAGNTGADMAVTLAYWSNNIIYINHNQSAVDVTKLDELEKHRIKIVYEQIEKIILDEKQHFAGILLKNGEVMEAERGFVAFGGNKINYELAETVGVELTENKHVLVNPRTKETNIKGVWAGGDLAAHSEQVTIAMGDGSQAAIWIHKRLLEQ, encoded by the coding sequence TTGAAGCAAGTGGATTGTGTGATAATCGGTGGTGGAATTGCAGGTTTGCAGGCGGCGATTCAGTTAGGAAGGTATAAACATGATGTCCTAGTGATTGATTCGAATCAAGGCAGATCAACAATATGCAGGTGTTACCATAATATTTTAGGGTGGCCGGACGGTGTAAGTGGACAAGAAATCAGGAAGCTAGGTAAGTTGCATGCAGAGAAATATGGCGTTCATTTTCTACATGATGTAGTAACCACGTTAAAAAAAGAAAGCAATCATTTTTATTTAGAAACAGAGCAGCATGCCAAATTCGAAGCAAAAACAATTTTTTTGGCAACAGGTCTTGTCGACCACCTTCCCAAATTAGAAAATTTAGTAACCTGTCTTGGTACTGATATATATGTATGTCCCGATTGCGATGGGTATGAAGTTTCAGGCAAAAAAACGGTAGTATTAGGTGCTGGGAATACAGGAGCTGATATGGCGGTTACATTAGCTTACTGGTCAAATAATATTATTTATATTAATCATAATCAGTCGGCGGTTGACGTAACTAAGCTAGATGAGTTAGAAAAGCATCGTATCAAAATTGTTTATGAACAAATTGAAAAAATTATATTGGATGAAAAACAGCATTTTGCTGGGATCTTACTAAAAAATGGTGAAGTGATGGAGGCGGAACGTGGTTTTGTCGCGTTTGGTGGAAATAAAATCAACTATGAACTGGCCGAGACAGTAGGCGTTGAGTTGACCGAAAATAAACATGTATTAGTTAACCCACGTACAAAAGAAACGAATATAAAGGGTGTGTGGGCAGGCGGAGATTTAGCAGCACACTCTGAGCAAGTAACCATTGCAATGGGCGATGGCTCTCAAGCAGCAATTTGGATTCATAAAAGATTGCTGGAACAGTAA
- a CDS encoding sigma-54 interaction domain-containing protein, with amino-acid sequence MTISKNQKVSLIAWEDILEYAYDGFVMVDSEGYIQILTQAYADFLGVSRENAVGKHVTEVIENTRMHVVAKTGKQERAALQRIKENYIIATRLPILKKGKSVGAVGKILFKNVGEFTALSKRIQSLEKELKKYKGAFREGNTASYTFEGLIGESEVFLAVKQQAKRVAKSDSNVLLLGESGTGKELFAHSIHNESLRSMGFFVKVNCAAIPTDLIESELFGYEDGSFTGAKKGGKAGKFEAADGGTIFLDEIGELPMHMQVKLLRVLQEKEIERIGSPSSISVDVRVIAATNRNLAEMVEKGEFRLDLYYRLKVMELTIPSLKERKEDINILVRYFVEKYQCIMNKSIQGIDDDTLRLLSSYYWPGNIRELENVIERALNIVEEEEMITVEHLPEEITGVQNIITIHPLAQVMEETERMTIIACLRLTQGNKSEAAKQLGISRTTLYEKMNKYGLLP; translated from the coding sequence ATGACCATTAGTAAAAATCAGAAAGTTTCGTTAATTGCGTGGGAAGATATTTTAGAGTACGCTTACGACGGTTTCGTTATGGTTGATTCAGAGGGATATATTCAAATACTAACTCAAGCGTATGCTGATTTTCTTGGCGTTAGTCGGGAAAACGCAGTAGGAAAGCATGTAACAGAAGTTATTGAAAATACTCGAATGCATGTAGTAGCTAAAACAGGGAAGCAAGAGAGAGCCGCATTACAAAGAATTAAAGAAAATTATATTATTGCAACTAGATTACCAATATTGAAGAAAGGAAAAAGTGTAGGGGCTGTCGGGAAAATTTTATTTAAAAATGTAGGAGAATTCACAGCTTTGTCCAAACGAATCCAATCTCTTGAAAAGGAACTGAAAAAGTATAAAGGAGCGTTTCGTGAAGGCAATACAGCTTCTTATACATTTGAGGGGTTGATTGGTGAAAGCGAGGTGTTTTTGGCAGTAAAACAGCAGGCGAAACGAGTAGCAAAAAGTGATTCAAATGTATTGCTCCTAGGGGAAAGTGGTACAGGAAAGGAGCTGTTTGCCCACTCTATTCATAATGAAAGCCTGCGTTCTATGGGGTTTTTTGTGAAAGTGAATTGTGCTGCTATCCCGACAGATCTTATAGAATCAGAGCTGTTTGGCTATGAAGACGGTTCGTTTACCGGTGCTAAAAAAGGTGGAAAAGCAGGGAAATTCGAAGCTGCAGATGGTGGGACTATTTTTCTTGATGAGATCGGTGAGTTACCGATGCATATGCAGGTGAAATTACTACGGGTTTTACAAGAAAAGGAGATTGAGCGTATTGGATCTCCAAGTAGTATCTCGGTTGATGTAAGGGTCATTGCTGCGACTAATCGAAATTTAGCCGAAATGGTTGAAAAAGGTGAATTTCGACTTGATTTGTATTATCGGCTAAAGGTAATGGAACTGACCATACCTTCGTTAAAAGAGCGAAAAGAGGATATTAATATTTTAGTAAGATACTTTGTTGAAAAATACCAATGTATCATGAACAAATCTATTCAAGGTATAGATGATGACACGCTCCGCTTGCTTTCTTCCTATTATTGGCCAGGAAACATACGGGAGTTAGAAAACGTGATTGAACGTGCGTTAAATATTGTAGAAGAGGAGGAAATGATTACAGTTGAACATTTACCTGAAGAAATAACGGGGGTTCAAAATATCATTACGATTCATCCGCTGGCTCAAGTGATGGAAGAAACGGAGCGAATGACGATTATCGCCTGCTTACGACTTACACAAGGAAATAAATCGGAAGCAGCCAAACAATTGGGGATTAGCCGCACAACGCTGTATGAAAAAATGAATAAATATGGCTTGCTGCCTTAG
- a CDS encoding methyl-accepting chemotaxis protein, translating into MRKKSTSIRTKLIMLCVIILIVPTTILGISTYSSSKNQLNEAGQDRLKRSTQMVLGMISLLNQEVQAKNMTLEEAQEKLRVELYGEKGADNTRTLKENYTFGAEGYIYAADNEATLVMHPFTEGQNIYDSKSEDGVMVGQEIVSIGKEGGFLYYKWLNKSTNKNEEKVAYVERDPYWGWTIASSAYLSEFNSSASEIANIVLIVAALAIVLGSIVAYYFSVRFTKPIIQISGELNRAAEGDFSGEDIKVTTKDEMGALTEDFNKMRANTKVLLAHVNNSTEHVAASSEQLSASAEETSKATEEITHAIQLIATGAEDSTNSLQESSQSLDEVTIGIQNLAENSATISEAGTMIAEKAQQGNVYVEQTVKQINSINNKVNESGQVLQLLDSSSNEIGEISKVITDIADQTNLLALNAAIEAARAGEHGKGFAVVAEEVRKLAEQSQNSSHQISDLIKDIQLNMARSTESMNQVKVEVQDGLEIVGKTEVSFQEIVTAMEQMKKQLTDMAATVQQMSAGAQEVSATVTNNTHTMKEASYQSQQVAATTEEQLAAMQEVTHSANSLSKLAVELQEIVNKFKI; encoded by the coding sequence ATGAGGAAAAAATCCACATCTATTCGGACAAAATTAATTATGTTATGCGTAATCATTTTAATTGTCCCAACCACCATTCTAGGTATAAGTACTTACTCCAGTTCAAAAAACCAACTAAATGAAGCTGGACAAGATCGACTGAAAAGAAGTACCCAAATGGTTCTCGGAATGATTAGCCTATTAAATCAAGAAGTTCAGGCTAAAAACATGACATTAGAAGAAGCGCAAGAAAAACTTCGTGTGGAATTATACGGTGAAAAAGGCGCCGATAATACACGCACACTAAAAGAAAATTATACATTCGGAGCAGAAGGCTATATCTATGCAGCCGATAACGAGGCTACACTTGTCATGCACCCATTTACAGAAGGTCAGAACATTTATGATTCGAAATCAGAAGATGGCGTCATGGTAGGTCAAGAAATCGTTTCAATAGGGAAAGAGGGCGGTTTTCTTTACTATAAATGGTTGAACAAATCCACGAATAAAAACGAAGAAAAAGTTGCATATGTAGAACGCGACCCCTACTGGGGATGGACGATTGCTTCAAGCGCCTATCTTTCAGAATTTAATAGCAGCGCTTCTGAAATTGCTAACATTGTCTTAATTGTGGCAGCACTCGCAATTGTTCTCGGTAGTATTGTCGCTTACTATTTTTCTGTACGTTTTACGAAACCTATTATTCAAATTAGCGGTGAATTAAATCGTGCAGCTGAAGGTGATTTTTCAGGTGAAGATATAAAAGTAACGACAAAAGATGAAATGGGTGCCTTAACAGAAGATTTTAATAAAATGAGAGCGAACACAAAAGTACTACTGGCCCATGTTAACAATTCCACGGAGCACGTTGCGGCCTCTTCGGAACAATTGTCTGCGAGTGCAGAAGAAACAAGCAAAGCAACAGAAGAAATTACACATGCGATTCAACTGATTGCAACGGGTGCGGAAGATAGCACGAATAGCTTACAAGAAAGCTCACAATCTTTAGATGAAGTGACGATCGGTATTCAAAATTTAGCTGAAAACTCTGCTACTATTTCGGAAGCAGGAACAATGATTGCTGAGAAAGCACAGCAAGGAAATGTCTATGTTGAACAAACGGTAAAACAAATCAACTCGATCAACAACAAAGTAAACGAAAGTGGCCAAGTGCTGCAATTGCTCGATTCAAGTTCGAATGAAATCGGTGAAATTTCTAAAGTCATTACTGATATTGCTGATCAAACAAATCTATTAGCATTAAATGCTGCTATCGAAGCTGCACGTGCTGGCGAACACGGAAAAGGGTTTGCTGTTGTCGCAGAGGAAGTACGTAAACTCGCTGAACAATCGCAAAATTCTTCACATCAAATTTCTGATTTAATTAAGGATATTCAACTGAATATGGCTCGTTCAACAGAATCGATGAACCAAGTAAAAGTTGAAGTTCAAGACGGACTAGAAATCGTCGGCAAAACAGAAGTAAGCTTCCAAGAGATTGTTACTGCGATGGAACAGATGAAAAAGCAATTAACCGATATGGCTGCAACCGTACAGCAAATGTCGGCTGGTGCCCAAGAAGTTTCAGCCACTGTTACAAATAATACCCATACAATGAAAGAAGCATCTTACCAATCTCAGCAAGTAGCTGCAACGACGGAAGAACAGTTGGCCGCTATGCAAGAAGTTACGCATTCTGCTAATTCTTTATCTAAGCTTGCTGTAGAATTACAAGAAATCGTTAATAAATTTAAAATATAA
- a CDS encoding M20 peptidase aminoacylase family protein — translation MKLFIEQLKPTIQTVFEHLHQHPEVSWKEYQTTAYIKQLLEEEGFNVQTFDDCTGLVVEIGSGNFCIGLRTDIDALWQEVDGQFKANHSCGHDSHMTMTIGAMLLLKKLNPQINGRIKFVFQPAEEKGTGALKLIEKHVVDDVDFLYGVHLRPIQELRDGEAAGAIYHGAAKFLEGEIIGEDAHGARPHLGQNAIEIGASLIQEMKSIHLDPMVPHTVKMTKFLAGGDTGNLIPGKASFSIDLRAQTNEVMDKLTEKVEKIADALANLYGVDIRLETKANVAAAQVNEEALSYMEKAIIESIGAEQLRKPIVSSGGEDFHFYTLKNPHLKATMLGLGCDLQPGLHHPQMTFNHDAIYAGIEILARTLLHTFAAYERGE, via the coding sequence TTGAAGTTGTTTATTGAACAATTAAAGCCAACGATTCAGACTGTATTTGAACATTTACATCAGCACCCTGAAGTGAGTTGGAAAGAATATCAGACAACAGCGTATATTAAGCAGTTACTTGAAGAAGAAGGGTTTAACGTACAAACTTTTGATGATTGTACAGGTTTGGTTGTTGAGATTGGCAGCGGTAACTTTTGTATAGGTTTACGTACAGATATCGATGCACTTTGGCAAGAAGTGGATGGGCAATTTAAAGCCAATCATTCTTGTGGACACGATTCACATATGACAATGACGATTGGCGCTATGCTTCTTTTAAAAAAACTGAATCCTCAGATAAATGGCAGAATTAAGTTCGTTTTTCAGCCTGCAGAAGAGAAAGGGACAGGAGCTTTAAAGCTAATCGAAAAGCATGTAGTAGATGATGTCGATTTTCTTTATGGTGTTCACTTAAGACCGATACAAGAGCTGCGCGATGGAGAAGCTGCAGGTGCGATTTATCATGGAGCCGCTAAATTTTTAGAAGGAGAAATTATTGGGGAAGATGCTCACGGTGCACGTCCACATCTTGGACAAAATGCGATTGAAATTGGTGCTTCACTTATCCAAGAAATGAAAAGTATTCATTTAGATCCAATGGTTCCTCACACGGTAAAAATGACGAAGTTCCTTGCAGGTGGTGATACGGGAAACCTTATTCCCGGAAAAGCTTCTTTCAGCATCGATTTACGCGCGCAAACGAATGAGGTTATGGATAAGCTGACGGAAAAGGTCGAAAAAATAGCCGATGCTCTTGCAAACCTATATGGAGTGGACATTCGCTTAGAAACGAAGGCAAATGTCGCAGCAGCACAGGTTAATGAGGAAGCGCTAAGCTATATGGAAAAAGCGATTATTGAGTCGATTGGAGCAGAACAATTAAGAAAGCCTATTGTTTCTTCAGGAGGAGAGGATTTTCATTTTTATACGTTGAAAAATCCTCATCTTAAGGCAACGATGCTCGGATTAGGTTGCGATTTACAACCAGGTCTTCATCATCCACAGATGACATTTAATCATGATGCTATCTATGCAGGTATTGAAATATTAGCAAGAACGCTGCTACATACATTTGCAGCGTATGAAAGAGGAGAATGA